GCAGCTCGATTCGGACCAGCGGCCTGGCCTGGTGGAACGCGCGGATCCGGTCGGCCAGCATGCCGCCGAGCACCGCGGCGCCCGCCACGCCGATGCGGACCGTGCCGGAGCGGCCTTCCAACGTCAGGCGCGTCGTGGCCTGGGCCCGCTCGGCCTGCGCCAGCACCTGTCGGGCCTCGACCAGGAACACCTCCCCGGCGGCCGTGAGCCTGGTGTGTCGGGCGCCGCGGTCGAACAGCGGACCGCCGAGCTCGTTCTCCAGGTCGCGGATCTGCATGCTCAGCGTGGGTTGCACGACGTGGAGCCGGCGTGCGGCGCGGCTGAAGCCGCCTTCCTCGGCGACGGCGACGAAGTACTTCAGGTGTCGCAGTTCCACGCGCGGCCTCCTATCAGCAGAACTGATCGCTCCATCATAGACAAGTGTTTGAGCTTATGGCTGATCGGGACCATCGTGGGTGGTGGAGACATCGCTGAAGACGCGGATGTCGAGAAGGCAAGGTGGTAGCGATGCGCATCGTCACGCTCGAAGAACACTGGACCGACCCGGCGATCGCCGCGGCCGGCGCGCCGACCGTGGCCGAACTCGTTCCGGCGAACGCGGAGCTGTTCGCTCCCGGGAATCCGTACACCGAGCGGCTTCAGCTGTTGCGGGACCTCGGCGACGAGCGGATCGCCGACATGGACCGCAACGGGATCACCACGCAGGTGCTGTCGTGCCTGAACATGTTCCTGCCCGCGGATGTGGCCCCCGCTTTGACCCGGACGGCCAACGACACTGCCGCGCGGGCTGTTCGGGAGCATCCGGGGCGGTTCGCGGCGTTCGCGACGCTGCCTACGGCGGTGCCGGAGGTGGCCGGCGACGAGCTGCGGCGATGCGTCGGGGAGTTGGGCTTCGTCGGGACGATGATCCTGGGGCGTACCGACGGGGAGTTCTTGGACGAGGCGAGATTCGATCCGATCCTGCGTGCGGCCGATGCGCTGAACGTGCCGATCTACCTGCATCCGGCTCCGCCGCCGTCGGCTGTCGGCGAAGCGGACTATGGACGTGGGCTGTCGCCGGTCGTGTCGTCGTCGTTCCGGCTGGCGGCATGGGGGTGGCACCAGGAGACGGCGGTGCATTTCCTGCATCTGGTGCTGGCCGGAGTGCTGGATCGGTATCCGGGGCTGCAGTTCATTCTTGGGCACTGGGGCGAGTTCATCCCGTTCTACCTCGATCGGCTGGACGAGGCGATGCCGCGGCACTTGACGAAGCTGGACCGGACGTTCCGCGAGTACTTCCGCGACAACGTGTTCATCACGCCGAGTGGGATGTTCAACCAGGCGCAGCTGCGGTACTGCGTCGACACGGTCGGGGTGGACCGGATCATCGACGCGGTCGACTTCCCGATGCTGGGGAACGAGGGCGCGGTGGCGTTTCTGGCCGATTCGTACCTGTCGGAGGGGGATCGGGCGAAGATCGCGCATGGGAATGCCGACAAGCTGCTCGGGCTGTCCGCGTAGGTGTTCGGTTCGTCCGCGGTTTGCAGGCGACGACTGTACGGATACGATCAGTCGCTCGTTTGTCGGCGTTGGATGATCTGAATATTCGGGGGCTCGCGTGGGTGCGGACAAGCATGAGGGCAAGGGCGAGGACAAGCGCGAGGACAAGCGCGAGGTCGGCGGTGTTGAAGGTTCCCGCAGCGGTTCCGGCGGCGGTTCCGGCGGCGTTGGAGGCGGAGCGCTGCCGTTGCCGTCGGAGCCTTCGCCGGACGCTGAGACGGTCGCTGTCGCGTTCGGGCCCGCGGATGTCGCTGCGGCGGCGGGGGCCGGGGACGGTGATCAGCGGCGTCGTCGCATGGTGATCGTCGGCGGTGCGACCGCGCTGGTCGTGGCGGTGGCGGTGGTCGGCGGGGTGCTCGCGGCGGGTGGCGGCGACTCGCATGCGGCGGCCGCGGGTTCGTCGCGGCAGGGGTCGCAGACCGGGAACGGCGGCGCGCCGTCCGGGGCTGACCTGGCCGGCGGTTCGGCGGGGCAGTCGACGTCTGAACAGGGCGGCGGGGGTGCGGCCAGCGGGAGTGCTACGGCTCCGAGCTCGCTCGGTTCGTCCGGGGCGGTGGGTTCCACCGGTGGCCAGAGCAGCGCTGGCGGTGGGGCTACGAGCGCGGGGCAGCCGGGTGGTTCGTCCAGCGCGAGCAAGGCGGGGCGGCCGTCGAGCTCGGTTCCTTCCAGCGGTGGCGGTCCCAGTGCTGTGGGGACCGGTGGCCCCAGCGCTCCGCCGTCGCAGCAGGCTGCGAAGGCTCCGGCTTATGTTGGGCGGTTGGCGTCGAGTGCGGCTTCATCGTCGTCTTCGACGTCGGTGACGCTGCAGACGTCGGGGTCGTCGGCCGGCGGGGACACGTTGGTGGTGTCGGTGATGCTCACCAATACGCACTCCGGGGGCGTGGGGGCGTCCGACAGCGCGGGCAACAGCTACTCGGTGGTCGCGGACCAGAGTGATGGGGCGGGGGATCGTACCCTGATTCTCGCGGCGGTCGGCGCGAAGGCGCTCGGCGGCGGCGGGTCGGTGACGGTCACGTTCCCGTCCACGCCGGAGCACCACGTCGCGATCGACGACTTCTCCGGCGTAACCGGCATCGGCGGCCACTCTTCGGCGACCGCGGCGTCCGGCCCGTTCGCATCGGGTTCGGCTTCCGGCGGCGGGATCGTCTTCGGCGTCGCGGGCGTGCAGGGCGGGGAGAACGCGACGTGGGGTTCGGGATTCACAGCGTTGCCGACCCTTGTCGTGGCTCCGGCGGACCAGCTGGCGACCGCTTACGAGATCGTGGGGTCGGGGAGCTTCCAGGCATCAGGGTCCTGCAACCACCAGTGGATGGCGGCCGTCGCGACGCTGACCGGCTGAGACTGAGACCGATCGGCTCACGCGCAGTGGCTCGGCGCTAGATAACTGGCCCCTCGGGATCCAGCCAATCTTCAGGGGCACAAGCCAACCCTCAACAGCAGTGGGTCATGACAGGCAGGGCTGACAGGAGCGTTGTGGCGTGGGCGGGGCCGTGCGTGCTGCGCCTGGCGGGCCGGCTAAAGGTTGTTGCATAAGTTTTGGTCCGTGCAGGTGGGCTCGTTGTCGCGATCTTCCTGGATCAGGCAGCCATGGCGAGATTGTGGATGGTGGCAACGGCCTGGACAGCGGTGTGCAGGACGTTGCCCTTGCACCGGCAGTCCCGCAGGATCTTGTAGTTCTTCATCTTCATCCGGGCGAAGGTGTGCTCGACTCGGGAGCGGACTCGTCGGTGCTCGGTGTTGTCGGTCTCCTGTGCCGGCAGCAGCGGGCGCCCAGTACGTTTGCGGTGCGGCACGATCAAGCCGGTGCCCCAATAGGCTCCGTCGGCCAGCACGGCCTGGCCTTCACAGACCTCGGCCATGCCGGAGCGGCGCAGCGCTTGCGCGTCGTCGACGTTACCGGGCACCGGCCGGCCGGTGGCGATCACCAGACGGGAGTCGGCATCGATGATGACCTGCACGTTCGCCGAGAATCGATAGTTCCGCGAGGACGCGGCCACGTTCCGGTCCCGGACCGGGATCATGGTGCCGTCCACAATCCACAGCCGATCCGGGGTTTCCGCCCGGCGCCGTACCGGCTCCAACGCCAGGTGCGGACCCACCTGCGTCACCGTGCGGCACACTGTCCCGGCCGAGACCCCGAACAGCGCACCCAGCTGCCGCATCGTCAGGTTCGTGCGGTAGTGCACCGCCACAAGCAGTACACGCTCCTCCAAGGTCAGCGCCCATGGCCGGCCCAGCGCCGGGTGCGCCCCGCCCCGCTCCCGCACCACCTTCACCAGCGCCCGGAACTGCCGCATCCGTAGCCCCGTGAACAGCTCGACCCACACCGGCTTGGCACGCAAAATCCCGCCCACACCCTGACCGTCCCGCCGCCGGCAGGGTTACGCAACAACCTTTAGTCCGCGGACAGTTGCTCGGTCCCGGGCGGTGCGTAGGCGATGAGCCGCGCCTTCTGGCGCTCGCGGGCCGCGGCGAGTTGTGTGCTGAGGTCTTCGTGGTGGTGCTTTGTCCGGAAGGTGCCGGCGAAGGTTCTCGTGGAGTCCCCTGCCAGTTCGCGGAGTACGACGATGCGGCGGATTTCCTCCAGTTCCGGCTCGGCGGAACATTCCCATACCCGGTCCTGGGCCAGGAGCAAGTCGAGGTCGTCGCGCGCGTGGCACAACTCGCATATGCGAGGGGTCTGGATTTCCGCATCCAGTAGTGCCTGCAACGCTTCCCGCAGTGGCTCCGGGGTACTCGCGCTTGTGCGCCAGTAATCGAACGCGGAGGACGGCGACGCCCACTGGATCTGGATGAGTCGCTGGACCAAGATGTTCTCCGCGCCGTCCTCGCCGCGATCCAGCAGGTGGGCGCGGAACAGTAGTAGCTCCTGGCCGCTCACGCCGATCGCCGGGTGGTCGTCCGGGTTGAGTTCCCATTCGAGGCGGTACTCGCGAGTCGCCGCTGGTGGCACGTCGACCGTGCACTCGATGCGGCGGGGGTCGTCGCTCGGAAGGGTCACCGCGTTGCGCTCCGGGCCCAGTTCTGAGCCGTCCTGTGCGAGGTCGCGGTAGCGCAGCAGAGTCAGGCGCGGCAGGTAGCGGTGCAGCCGCAGGGTCGTACCGGCTTCGTGGTCCGCGGGTCGGACAAGGATGCGAGCGTGGCCGCGGGCGGTGCCGGCCGGCTGCACGATGACGGACTCCACGGTCAGCTCGGGAGTCTGCTGGTTCGATGCGGTCACCTGGCTAGCCTAACGGGCAGTCGTCTGCCCGTCCCCAGCCGTTCCCGCCCGCGGTTGTTAGGGCCGTGTTAGGGCTCTTAGAGGCCCCGGTGCGAGCCTGGTTACCAGGCAGTACACAGTGCCTACGGCGTCGGGCCGCCGTTACTCCCAATCCACCCTGAAGGGGAGATCCGCCATGCCATCATCCACGGGGGCAGTCCGAGGCGTTCTCGGTGCCTGGTACGACGGAGGCGCCGCGTTGCGGTGCTTCGGACGCTTGATCTTCGGTGGGCTGCGGGACGCCGACACCGGGTGGGGGAACTGACCGGTCGGCTGCGATGTGCCGTGCTGCGGGCGGCGCTTCGGACGGCGCTTGGGGCGGTGAATCAGGGGGCTGCCAAGTCAGGAGCGCTGACTTGGCCAGTCCTGTGAGTGCCGTGTTCAGTGCGATCAGGGCCGAGGCGGCGGTGGATCGGGGTTGCGACTCGATCGTCCGGAACGGGGTGCCGGGCCGGCCGCCGAGGGCCCGGCGGATCGCCCCGACGTTCGCCGCGACGGCGCGGCGCAGCGGGTCCCACTCCGGTACGACGGCGGCGCTCAGACCGGTGCCGGCACCGGGACCGGGACCAGCGCCGGTCCCGGCGAAAACCCCGGCAAGCGTCCCGACCGGCTCGACGCAGCCATGCAGCAGGTCGACCGCGTCGGCACGGTCGGAAGCGCCGGACAGCATCCGCTGCGCACGCAACGGCCTGGCGATCTGCTCCAACTGCGTGACCGCGTGCCGGAAGTGCCCCTGCAACCGCCGCACCTCGCCCGCGTCGCCCATCGGCGCGCCGAGGAAGGCGCTCAACGCCGCGAGCGCGTCGGCCAGCCGGCGCTTCACCACGCTCCCGGTGCGCACCGGGAGCAGGAACCAGGACACTGCGATACCGATCGCCGCACCGACGACGATCGCCTCCAACCGCGTCTCCAACAACGACGGCGCGCTCTGCCCGAAGTACCCGTACAGCAGCGACAGCGCCGCAGTGACGCTCCCGGCCCAGAACGCATAACTGATCTCTCGCAGCCAGCTCGCCAGGCCCAGCACCGTGAAGATGATCACCACCGACCACCGGTCCCCGGCCGGAAACGCCCCGGCGATCGCGGTGGCGACGACCGTCCCGACAGCCGCGCCTGCCGCCCGCAGCACGCCCTTGTGCAGCACGTCACCACGTCCCCGCGAGCCGCTGCAGACGATGAACGCGGTGAGCACGGCCCACGGCCAGTGATCGTGGAAAACGCCGTGGCCGAGGGCGAAAGCGGCGCCGAGGGCGACGGCCATCTGGCAGGCCATGCGCGTGCTGGCCGGAATGCGAGCGGTCCTGGACGGAGCAGGCGGAGCAGATGGAGCAGGGGAAGCAGGCGGAGCAGACACGATAGATGGAGTGGACGGCGGGGCGACAGGCGCCGCTGGCGATGGCCTGACGCGCTGCTCGCGAAAGCCCAAAGCCGCACCGCCAAGCTGAAACACCGCGACCCAGAACGCCGCAACCAGCGCGATCAGCGCGCACCACAAGTCATAACTCGCAGCGTGCGCCGGAACCCCCTCGCCATGCGTCACCAGCAGCGTGATGAACGGAACCACCACCACCGTCCCGGCCTTCGTCGCCCGCGGCCCGAACCGCCGCACCCAGATCACGCCGGCCATCGTCGCGGTGAACGCCGCGTCCCCGAAGAACGGATACCGCGATAGCAGAGAACTGACTTCCGAAGCCCCCGCCGCCGCGACCGCGACCACCACCGTCCCGACCAACCGGTCCCGGTGAGCCGCCCCGAGCTGAACACGCCCCAAGGTCATCGTCATCGCCACGGCCGCGATCACGATGTCGACGTGCAGATGCGCACGATGCTCGATCCAGATCGCCGACCCGAACGCGCACAGCACCGCCGCCATCGCCACCACCGCGGCGCGCAAAGCCGCAGGCCGCCACACCGACCGGCTCCGGCGCGACCCGATGGCTATCAGATTAGTACTCACTGTTTACGACCTTGAGCGAGAAAGTTGCACGTCAGAGCATGAGGAGCGTAAGTGGTGTCACTCGGATAGTAAGTGATAGCGTACGGATGTGACAAACGCCGAGACCTCACCGGATCACCTGGAAACCGCCACAGCCATCCGCCACGGCGCCATCCGCCTGGCCCGCCGCCTGCGCTCCAGCCGCTCGGCCGGAGCGCTGAGCACCAACAAGATCAGCGTCCTGAGCCACCTGAAACACCACGGCCCCTCCACCCCCGGCGAGATCGCCGCCGTCGACCGCCAGCAGCCGCAGTCCCTCACCCGCGTCTTCGCCGACCTGGAGCGCGACGGCCTCATCGGCC
This sequence is a window from Catenulispora sp. EB89. Protein-coding genes within it:
- a CDS encoding amidohydrolase family protein, producing the protein MRIVTLEEHWTDPAIAAAGAPTVAELVPANAELFAPGNPYTERLQLLRDLGDERIADMDRNGITTQVLSCLNMFLPADVAPALTRTANDTAARAVREHPGRFAAFATLPTAVPEVAGDELRRCVGELGFVGTMILGRTDGEFLDEARFDPILRAADALNVPIYLHPAPPPSAVGEADYGRGLSPVVSSSFRLAAWGWHQETAVHFLHLVLAGVLDRYPGLQFILGHWGEFIPFYLDRLDEAMPRHLTKLDRTFREYFRDNVFITPSGMFNQAQLRYCVDTVGVDRIIDAVDFPMLGNEGAVAFLADSYLSEGDRAKIAHGNADKLLGLSA
- a CDS encoding transposase family protein — protein: MRQFRALVKVVRERGGAHPALGRPWALTLEERVLLVAVHYRTNLTMRQLGALFGVSAGTVCRTVTQVGPHLALEPVRRRAETPDRLWIVDGTMIPVRDRNVAASSRNYRFSANVQVIIDADSRLVIATGRPVPGNVDDAQALRRSGMAEVCEGQAVLADGAYWGTGLIVPHRKRTGRPLLPAQETDNTEHRRVRSRVEHTFARMKMKNYKILRDCRCKGNVLHTAVQAVATIHNLAMAA
- a CDS encoding FUSC family protein; this encodes MSTNLIAIGSRRSRSVWRPAALRAAVVAMAAVLCAFGSAIWIEHRAHLHVDIVIAAVAMTMTLGRVQLGAAHRDRLVGTVVVAVAAAGASEVSSLLSRYPFFGDAAFTATMAGVIWVRRFGPRATKAGTVVVVPFITLLVTHGEGVPAHAASYDLWCALIALVAAFWVAVFQLGGAALGFREQRVRPSPAAPVAPPSTPSIVSAPPASPAPSAPPAPSRTARIPASTRMACQMAVALGAAFALGHGVFHDHWPWAVLTAFIVCSGSRGRGDVLHKGVLRAAGAAVGTVVATAIAGAFPAGDRWSVVIIFTVLGLASWLREISYAFWAGSVTAALSLLYGYFGQSAPSLLETRLEAIVVGAAIGIAVSWFLLPVRTGSVVKRRLADALAALSAFLGAPMGDAGEVRRLQGHFRHAVTQLEQIARPLRAQRMLSGASDRADAVDLLHGCVEPVGTLAGVFAGTGAGPGPGAGTGLSAAVVPEWDPLRRAVAANVGAIRRALGGRPGTPFRTIESQPRSTAASALIALNTALTGLAKSALLTWQPPDSPPQAPSEAPPAARHIAADRSVPPPGVGVPQPTEDQASEAPQRGASVVPGTENASDCPRG
- a CDS encoding MarR family winged helix-turn-helix transcriptional regulator: MTNAETSPDHLETATAIRHGAIRLARRLRSSRSAGALSTNKISVLSHLKHHGPSTPGEIAAVDRQQPQSLTRVFADLERDGLIGRSADAGDRRQSIITLTDAGSRELERDVAERDAWLAGALAGLTETERQVLRLAAALMEHIADG